The Treponema sp. Marseille-Q3903 genomic interval AAAGGGGCTTTGTGCTTTTTCTGTTCAATCGGATTTGGGGCAGTCGCATTCGTAACTGTTTTACATGGGCTTTCAGTTCGAATTAAAACAACTTCTAAACTTCTGGATGATATTGCAAATAACGGCGACCTCACAGCAAGAATTCACATAAGCATGACAGATGACTTCGGAGTTCTCATATCTTGTATCAACACGATGATCGAAAAACTTTCTTCGATGATTAGAGATTTCAAGAGCAGTACAGATGTTGTAAATCAATCAGTTGGACGACTTTCTACAACGGCAAGGAGTGCGTCTAAATATTTGCAGGCTCTTTCAACAACGTTCGCAAAACTTGATAGCAATACTCGTCGCCAAGACAAACTTGTTTATTTGACTGGCTCAGATATTTCCGCTCTTTCCGGCGGAATAAATAACATTAAGAAAAATATTGAAGCAAAAGATTATGAGCAGGCTATAAAAGAATCTGAAAAAAGCATACAAGATTTGTACAAATTGCGAGAATCTATGCAGACTATTGTGACAGCTTCAAGTACGGCAGTTCAAACTGTAAATGAGGGGCTTTTAATTGTTGAAGATATGAAGAAAACTATTCTGCTCGTAGACAGCTCAGCTTCTGGAAATAAAAACACTGTTGATAAGATTCACGACCATGTAAATCAATTCAATATACAAGATTGAGATGGTACTTTTGATATCAAGTTTGATTGAATAAATCTTTTGATTGAAAAAATCGGGCACGGAAAAAGCGATTTTAAACACGGATGAACTAAAATGTCATTCGTGTTTGCATGTTTAAGACGTTCCGTGCCGAGTGCCGAAAAAAAATTAGAAAATCTTTTGAAACTCTTTGAGCAAAACATCTGTTTCGATAGCTGCGTCGAGGTTTGTAATCTTTCCTTTTCCTTTGTAGAAATTGATCAACGGTTCTGTTTGCTCGCGGTAAACGTCCATCCTGTGCAAAATTGATTCTTGTTTGTCGTCATCACGCTGATAGAGTTCTCCGCCGCATTTGTCGCAAACGCCTTCTTTTTTTGGCTTGAGTGTGAGAGTATTGTAGTTTGCCCCGCAAGATTTACAGACACGTCGCGTAGAAAGCCTGCGGATAACAATTTCATCTTTTATTTCAAAGTTTACAACTTTAGCGTCGGCAGCCAGCTCTTCAAGCATTTCTGCTTGACGAATTGTTCGTGGAAATCCGTCAAGAATATATCCGTTTTTGCAGTCATCTTGAGAAAGTCTGTCTTTTACAAGCTCAAAAGTAAGTTCGTCGCTTACTAAAGATCCAGAATCAATGATTGCTTTTACCTTCACTCCAAGTGGAGTCTGTGCTTTTATATTTGCACGAAAAATATCTCCGGTAGAAATATGCGGGATTTTGTAAGCTTCAGCAACTTTTACTGCGAGCGAGCCTTTTCCTGCTCCCGGTGGTCCCAAAAAAATAAAATTGTTCATAAATATCCTCTTTGTAAAAAACTTATAATACTTTATTCTATTATGCTTTATAGTTGCGGGCAAGAGAAATTGAAAAAAAATACGTGAAAAAATAATTGACTTATCAATTTAGTTTCCGTAATTTTTAAATGTGTGATAAAGTCTAAATTACATCAGCGAATGAAAGAGCTTTGCTGATAGACGCAGGCACAAGATGCTTTTTACAGGAGATGGAATTATGAAAAAATTTCCAAAATGGATTGTTGTTGTCGGTATTATTTTTATTTGTATTTTAGGAATTTTTTCCTTTTACAAAAAAACTTATAATTCACTTGTAGCAAAAGATGAAACTGTTTCCGCATCGTGGGCAGAAGTTCAAAATCAGTATCAGCGCAGACTTGACCTGATTCCAAACCTTGTTTCAACTGTTAAAGGCTATGCAAAGCATGAAAACGATGTTTTTACTCAAGTGAGCGAAGCCCGTTCAAAGGCTGGCGGACAGATAAACGTGAGTGACGATATATTAAATGATCCGGACGCTTTTGCAAGGTATCAGCAAGTGCAGGATAATTTAGGAGCAAGTCTTCAGCGCTTGTTGATGGTTACGGAGCAGTATCCTGAATTGAAAGCAGACCAAAACTTTTTGGCATTGCAGGATCAGCTCGAAGGAACTGAAAACAGAATTACAGTTTCTAGACAGCGATTCAATGAAGCTGCAAAAAGTTACAATCAGTATGTCAGAAGTTTTCCTACAAATATAATCGCAAACATCAGCGGATTTGAAAAAAAATCTTATTTTGCGGCAAGTGCTGAGGCTCAATCAGCTCCAAAGGTTGAATTTTAATGAAGCACAAATCTCTGATAAAAAAACTCAGTTTTACCGAAAATGATTTCGAAAGAATAAAAAAAGCAGTAGCTGATTCGGAAGCAAAAACGACAGGCGAGATTGCAGTCGCTATCGCACCTGAAAGTTCTCATTATTCGTTTTGGGAACTTCTTGCAGCCGATTGTTTTGCTGCTATTGTTTTAGCGATTATGCTGCCTTTTTCAGAAAAAATTCGTAATTTATATGAAATGTACTATTGGCAGCTAGCGCCGGGCTGGATTCTTCCGTTGTTTTTTGTGGTAAGTTGTTTTGCGGCTGGGACTATTGCGTTTTATCTGTGCAACATTCCTTTTATTGACCGCATCGTAATTCCAAAATCCGTAAGAAATATAAGCGTTACTCACAGAGCGTTCAGATATTTTACAGAATCAGGGATTTATGAAACTGCCGAGCATTCCGGCATTTTGGTTTTTGTCTCTTATATGAAGCGGCAAGTTCGGATTGTAGCAGATTCCGGAATTTCTAAAAAAATTTCGCAGGATTTGTGGGATCTTATAGCTGATGAACTTGCAGAAAATATGAAAAAAGGAAAAGTGACGGAAGCTTTTGAAACCGCTATTGCAAAATGCGGCGAATTGCTCGCTGAAAATTTTCCGAATCATAAAGAAAATCCGAATGAATTTCCAGATGGACTTGTAATTTTGGAGGATGCAGAATGGTAAATAAAAACAAAATCGCGGCCTTTTTTTGCGCTGCGTTAATCTCCGCATCCGCATTTGCGCTCAAAGTTCCTGAATTGAAAGGTCGGGTCAACGATTATGCAAATATAATCAGCCAGAGCGATGAAGAAGAAATTTCGAGATATCTTGCCGCCGTTGAAAAGCAGACAACAGCTCAGATTGTTGTTTTGACTGTGCCGTCTTTGAAAGGAGATGATATAGCTTCGTTTGGAATCAAAGTTGCAGATTCATGGAAAATCGGTCAGAGCGGAAAAGACAACGGTGTAATTCTAATTGTTGCGATGCAGGAGCATGATGTCCGTATTGAGACTGGTTACGGAGTTGAAGACACTTTGACAGATGTAAAATGCGGGCTCATCTTGCGCAACGTCATCATCCCGGAATTTAAAAATGGAAAATATTCACGCGGCATTTTGAATGGAGTAAAAAATATCGGTGGCGTTATTTCCGGTGATACGGAAATAATAGACGATGATGTTTTGAATGAAAAGTCAGATGATGATTCGCTTGTCGGGGCTGTTTTTATGATTATCTGGCTTGTTTTCTTCTTTATCATAATCACTTCAAAAAATGGAATACTCAAGTGGTTTATCCTATCAAGGCTCTTTGGAATGAATATGCCTCGCACAGGTCGAAAAGGCGGCTTTAGTTCCGGTCACTCTGGAAGCTCAACTTTCCGAAGCGGTGGTTTTGGAAGCGGATTCGGGAGCGGCGGCGGATTTTCAGGTGGCGGCGGTCATTTTGGAGGAGGCGGAGCGAGCGGTCACTGGTGATGGCGAAAGCCGAATAAAATTAATAAAATTACTTTCTCCGGCTGACTCCGATTCTGTCACCTATTTCAAAAAACTCAGTTTCAAACTCCTGGTTTTCCTTTAAAAATTGCACATATTTTTGAATTTTTCTCACGAGCTTTTTTGTGCTGTAATTGTGGGTCAGGGTGATGTCATCTACCATTCCATGAAAAGAAAGGTTATCGCTGATGATGACTCCATTTTCGGAAAGATTTTTTTTGTATTTTTCAAAGAATTTTGTGTATTGAGCTTTCGCTGCGTCTATAAAGATGAGGTCGAATTTTTGTTCAAATTCTTGAGTTAAAGCATCGCCATGAATCGCCGTGATTCTGTCGGCAAATCCACTTGCATTGAAATTTTCAACGGCTCTCAGATATCTGTCTATGTCGAGCTCAATTGTAGTGACGTGGATGTCATCTTCAATACTTGCAAACCTTATAGAAGAATAGCCGATTGCTGTTCCGATTTCCAAGATTGATTTTACATTGTGTTTCTTTATGTAATTGCAGATAAAATCGCAGCCTTCGTCTTGCATTATCGGGACGGCTTCGCGGTTTGCGTATGCCTTAATTGAAAGTAACTGGTCCATTTTGTTTTAATTCCTCTGCATTTCAATTCGTTTGTTGCGTACGTCTTGCAGATAAGATTCCAACCCTTTAGCGTCATTGCATTCAATCAGCTTTTCAATATCGTCAAGGTGATTTTTGAACGTATCGATGTGTTTTAAAAGCTTTTCTTTATTGCTCAAAAACAGCTCAGTCCAAAGAGGGGCGTTTATCATCGCAATTCTAGTTAAATCTTCAAAACTTCCGCCTCCAAAAGATGTGATTGCGGAATCTCCTGCACTTTCGACCATTGCAGATGCGACCACGTGGCAAAGTTGTGAAGTAAATCCTATCTTGTTGTCGTGAGTATCGGAATCGGTTTTCGTAATTCTCGAAAATCCCATCATTTTTATTATTGTCTCAAACTGCTTTTCTGCGTCGTCATATCCGTTTTGATATGATATCGGTTTTGAAAGTATGCTTGCGTGTTTTTTTATGATTATGTAATTGTGGTTTTTAAAATATTCTGATTTAGAAGCTGCAAATCCTTCTTTTTCGCCTCCTGCCATCGGGTGAGCTAAAATAAGATAAGCGTTGGAAGGACAGATTTTTTCATAGTTTTTAGAGAGATTTTGTTTTACCCCACTGATGTCTGTTACGGTGGAGCCGTCTTTAAAATCAGACTTGCATTCTTTTAGAAAATCGAGCGTGGCATTCGGATAAAGGCAGATGAAAACAAAATCGCACAATCCAAGCATTTCTTTTGTCTGCGCCGGCGAAAACGATTTATCTATAACTCCTTGATTTAGAGCAGCACAAAGAGAATCGTTGTTTTCATCAAGCGCATAAATTTTGACATCAGACAGACCGCCTGAGTGTTTGTTTGCAATGTTTGAACGGATTGCTTTTGCAATTGAACCGCCCATAATTCCAAGCCCGACTATTCCAAAAATCATATTGTTCTGCCGTTAATCTGTGCAATTTGTGGCAAAACTTTCATCAGGGCGGCAAACTCTGCCGGGTGAAGAGATTGTTCTCCGTCACAAAGCGCTTTTTCAGGGTCGTTGTGAACTTCTATTATAAGGCCGTCTGTATTGCATGCTACAGCTGCTTTTGCAAGATCGCTGACCATCCATCTCTGGCCGCATGCATGGCTTGGGTCAATTATGATTGGAAGGTGACTGATTTTGTGAAGGTAAGGAACTATGCTGACGTCGAGGCAGTTGCGTGTATAGCTGTCGAAAGTCCTGATTCCGCGTTCACAAAGGATTACGTTTTCGTTGCCGCTAGCCATTATGTATTCAGCTGACATCAGTAATTCTTTTACAGTTGCAGCCATTCCTCGTTTTAAAAGTATCGGTTTGCCTGTCTTTCCCATCTCTTTAAGGAGGTCGAAATTTTGCATGTTGCGGGCACCAATTTGAATCACATCAACATCATCAAAGTATTTTAGCTGACGGATGTCCATCAGCTCTGTCACGACAGGAAGACCTGTTTCTTTTTTTGCGGATATCAGAAATTGCAGCCCTTTTTCACCAAGCCCTTGAAAACTGTAAGGAGATGTGCGAGGCTTAAAAGCTCCTCCGCGTAGAAGCTTAGCACCTGCACTTTTTACATCCTTTGCGATAGAAATAACTTGTTCTTCAGTTTCTACGGAACAAGGACCGGCAATCACAGGGATTGTCCCGTTTCCAAACGATGTATCTCCCACATTGATAATTGAATTTTTAGGATGGAATGTTCTGCTTGCCATTTTATAAGGAGCAGACACCCGCTGTACTGTGTCGACATAAGGATTTGCACTTACCATTTCCGTATCTAGAGAACTTGTGTCTCCAAGAAGTCCCAGAATTGTAAGATTTTCACCTTTTGACACATGTACACCAAAACCTTTTTGTTTCCATGAGTCAATGAACTCAGCCATCTGCTTGTCTGTAGTTCCTTGTTTTAATGTAATGACCATTTTATCTACCTCCTGATACTTTTTAGTGTCTTACCTGAGCTAGTCCGCGTTTGAATTGTGGAATTCTTGCACAAGTGACGGCATTCCAGTTTGTTCTGTCTCCACGTTGCAAAAAATGATAAGCGACACCGGCAATCATTGCGCCGTTATCTCCGCATAGTTTTAATGGTGGAAATATGCAGTTGATATCTGTGCGTTCTGCAAGTATTGAACGCAATCTTGAATTAGCTGCGACACCGCCTCCGCATACAACTGTTTTAAGTCCCGTATCATCTACCGCACGGAGTAATTTTTCTATTAATGTTTTGATTGCTGTTTCCTGAAAAGATGCGCACATATTTTCTTTACTGTGCTGATAACCAGGTTGCCAGAATAAATCGCACTGATGGATGACAGCAGTTTTTAATCCGCTGAATGAAACATCGTAGCGGTGTTCTTTTTCGTCAAGTTTTGGGACTGGGAAACGAGCCGCTTTCGGATCGCCTTGTTTTGCAAGGTTGTCGATTATAACGCCCCCCGGATATCCAAGTCCATAGAATTTTGCAACTTTATCGAACGCTTCCCCGACTGAATCGTCAACAGTGCTTCCGAGAATTTCCAAATCATCAAAACCGTTGACTTTACAGATAATCGTGTGCCCGCCGCTTACAAGCAAACCTAAAAACGGATACTCAACATGTTCTTGAAGTTGGGCGGCATACAGGTGACCGAGCATGTGATTTACAGCGATAAACGGCTTTTCTGTCGCCCACGCGAGAGTTTTTCCAAATGTAAAACCGACAAGTAAAGACCCCATAAGACCGGGTTTGTCTGTTGCAGCAATTGCATCTACATCATCGAGCGTCAAATTCGCCTCTTTAAGCGCCTGACGAACTACAGGCAAAATCCATTCAGCATGTTTTCGGCTTGCGATTTCAGGAACAACGCCTTTGTAAATCTTATGAAAGGGAATTTGTGTGGCGACGACATTGCTTAAAATCGTGCGTCCATCTTCTACAATCGCACACGCAGTTTCGTCACAAGATGATTCTATACCTAAAACTTTCATATTTTCTATTTCCTCAATGTTTACGTGCTTTGCTTTTACTGACTACGCTGAATGTGTAGCCTTTTTCCTTGAGTTTAGGATAAACATCTTTCAACAGTGACGGAAGAAAATCTGCACTCCACACATGGCCTATCATTATAACGCTTCCGTTTTTATTGGCAATAGCAAGCCCTTTTTTAAGTTCTTCCATAGCGTATTCATCTGTTTTTTCATTGTCAAGGAAAATGTTTCGCTCAAAGTACGAATAGCCCATCTCACGGGCGACGTACGGTACTTTTGTTTCAACGCTTGTCCTGCTGTCCAGAAAATATATACCTTCCTGTGAAGCGAATTTCATTATTACAGCCATTTTTTCTGCGTCAGCCGTAATCGCAGAACCTTCATGGTTGTTGAACCCTGCAATCGGTCCTATTTCAGAAACGTTTTGGAACAGAATAGATTTTACTTCATCGTCCGACATTTCCGGTTTGATTGCGCCGGGTCCTGGGTTTACTTTTGGGTTTACTGCCTGCATAGGCTGGTGGAGCATAAGTTCGTTTCCCGATGCCCTGATTTTATCCGCTGATACTTTTGATAAAACTAGTTTCGGCAAAACCGCGACTGTGATTGGAAACGGAAGCTCAAGAAATTTATTGAGATTGGTTACGCTGTGTCCGCCGTCATCAAACACAAATATAAGCTGGGCGCCATTTTCAGCTTGCGGGAAATCATAGTTCGATTTTGGCGGCAAAGAAGTGACTTTAAGCGAAGGCTCTTTCTGTTCGGGCTTCTTTTCAAGCTTTTTGTCTTTTTTCTGTTCCGGCGACTTTTCCTGTCGCTTTTGCTGTTTAGGCTTAGATTGCGGTTCTAATTGCGGTTGAGATTCCTGCTTTGGCTGCGTTTTTATCTTTTGCTCTTCTTTTTTTTCAGCGCCCTCGATTTTTGCATCATTTTTGTTGACTTTTTCATCTTGCTTTTCCGTATTTTCCGCCTGTTTTTCTACTTTTCTTTCAACATTAAATACGTTTTCTTTTTGCAATAAATTCGGGAATGTCGTAACAAGTAAAAGCGACATGCATATTGTGATGATAACCGAACAGAAGATTATTATTTTATATGCGGGAATGAAAACTTTCGGCTTAATTCTTCTTTTGGCTGTTTTTTTTGATGTGCCGGAAGATTTTTTCGTCGGTTTTTTTGCTGATGATTTTACATTTTTTTGCGTTTTTTGCGGCATAATTCTAATTTGATTCCAAAATTTTGCTAATTTTAACCTTTTCTTTGACATATTTCAATAAATCCTATATTTTAAGATTAGAACATTGCGAGGATCTTTCAATCTATGCGAGGGGGATTTTCCGTCGGAGGCAAAATGATTATTACATGTCTTGATCTTGAAGGCGTTCTTGTACCGGAAATTTGGATAGCTTTTTCAGATGCAGTCGGAATTCCCGAATTGAGAAGAACGACACGTGATGAACCTGACTACGATAAACTGATGAAATACAGAATTGACATTTTAAGAAAACACGGGCTCGGGTTAAATCAGATACAACAGACAATCGAAAAAATAGATCCGTTGCCGGGCGCAAAAAAGTTTCTGGACGAGCTCCGTTCATGCTGCCAGACAATTATTTTGAGCGACACATTCAGTCAGTTTGCAGCTCCTCTTATGAAAAAACTTGGTCAACCTACAATCTTCTGCAATTCACTCGAAGTGTCGGAAAGCGGTGAAATTACAGGATATAAAATGCGGTGTGAAAAAAGCAAATATACAACTGTAAAAGCGCTACAGTCTATCGGGTTTGAAACGATCGCTTCCGGCGACAGTTTTAATGACTTGGGAATGATCGAGGCTTCTAAAGCAGGATTTTTGTTCCGTTCAACGGAAAAAATCATAAAGGAATATCCACAATATCCTGCATTTACAGAATACTCTGAATTGTTGGCTGCAATAAAAAAGTATCTTTAAATATATGATTTTAATTTTTTTTGGAGGATTATTATGAAAAAGATTTTTATCGTTTTTGCAATGCTTGCCGGTCTTTCGGCTTCCGTATCGGCTATCGGATTTTCTGTAGGCGGACGCGGTTTTTGTGGAACAAATCTTGATAAAACAATAGTTGCCGGCGGCGGTGCGTTTTTTAATCTCGATCTGATCGGAGGATTCGGATTCCAGGCAGAATCGAATATAACTTCAAGCGTCGTCACTTTTGGAGAAAAATCTGTTACATTCACAGATTATTCAGTGCTCGATATGCCGATTTTGGTCTGGTACAATGCAAAACTTCCTATCATCACAATTGGTGGCGGAGTCGGTTTGAATTTCAGCTCTGTTCTTGGAAACGGATATGCCACAAAGTCTGATATAAAGAACATGAACGCAGGTTTGGCTGCCGGTGTAAACGTGATTTTAAATATCAACAGTCATTTTGGACTTGTGTTCGGGGCAAACGGCGTGTTTGATTTTACTCCGACAATTCAAAAGTTCGTAAGCAAAGACGGTCACGTAACAAAGATAGAGCTCAGCAGTGACTCTTTTTCTTTCAAAAGAAAATCAATTTATTGCAGCGCAGGGCTTCAATATAAATTCTAGTCATTAAAGACGATGTTTCAAAGCAGATATATCTTTGAGGCATCGACTTTTTTGCATTTTGATTACCGGGGGTGGTGAAGAACGGCGTTGCCGTTTGAATCCTGAGATTAAACCCTTAGAACCTGATTCGGATAATTCCGACGGAGGAAGGTATGAACAAACATCATACTCTTATATTTTTTTCAACATTATTGTTATTGGTTTGCAGCACATTGTTCGGCTGTAAAAAAAGCAGCGTCAGCAGCGAAAGACTTTCTCAGCTGATAGTTTACACTTATAACTCTTTCAGCGGCGAATGGGGCTCCGGTCCTGAAATCGCACGGCTTTTTGAAGAAAAGAGCGGCATCAAAGTTGTTTATACAGACTGCGGCGACAGCGTCCAGATTCTTTCAAAAGCAATCCTCGAAAAAAACGATCCTTATGCAGATGTTGTTGTCGGGTTAGATAACAACCTTGTCCAAAAAGCACAATCGAGCGGAGTTCTCGAAAAGTATAAACCGTCAGATATATCTTCTCTCGAAGATGGGCTTGAGAATCAGCTCGGCGGAAACTGGATTTTGACTCCGTACGATTACAGCCCGTTTGCAATAATCTGGAATTCCTCTTCCGGTGTACCGGCTCCTGAAAGTTTTGAAGATTTGACAAAAGACATCTACAGAAAAAAACTCATCTTGATGGACGCTCGCACAAGCACGCTCGGAGTGGGATTTGAAGCTTGGGTAAATAAAGTTTATGGTGACAAAGCTGATGACTATATTAAGCGGCTACAACCTTCTATTTTGACTGTTGCGCCAAGCTGGAGTACGGGTTACGGTATGTTCACAAGAGGCGAAGCGCCTCTCGTAATAAGCTACACGACAAGCGAAGCGTATCACGTTGAATATGGTGAAGGCGATTTTAGAAAAGCTCTTGAGTTTACAGATGGGCACATTTTGCAGATAGAAGGAGCCGGTATTATCAAAAACTGCAAAAATTCTGACGCTGCTAAAAAATTTATAGATTTTCTTATCAGCGAAGAAGCGCAAAATATCATACCGCTGACACAATGGATGTACCCGGCAAACAAAAATGTAAAATTGCCGGAATGCTATTCAAAAGTGATAAAGCCTAAAATTTTAAGATAATCTTATATATCTAAAAATCTTAACAGGATTTAGTCTTAACAAGGCGCATCAATTTTGGCGTTAAACAGATGTTTCAGATTTACTTTTACACATTGAAGATTGCTGTATTCTCAACATTGATCGCTGCTGTGATTGGACTCATAACATCTTTTTTTACCGCAAATCGCAAATTTTACGGCAGAAGATTGTTGTTGTCATTGTCAGCAATCCCATTATGCATTCCGCCTCTGATTGTCGCACTTGGATATGTCGGCTTTTGGGGAGTCAACGGTTTTGTGAACAAATTGTTTGGCACAAATTTTTCATTTTTGTATTCAACTTTAGGGATTGTTATTGCTCAAGGATTTTACAATTTTCCGCTTGTCACAGGAATTGTTACCGATGCATGGCAAAAACTTCCGTCTGAACAAGCTTCAGCGGCTAGCCTGCTCGGTGCAAACAGGTGCCGCGTATTTTTCACTGTGACATTGCATCAACTTTCTGGGGCAATCGCCGCAGCGTGCATCCCGGTTTTTCTGTTCAGTTTTTTTAGTTTTATGATAGTGATGCTTTTTTCACCGCCGGGGCAATCTACACTTGAAGTTGAAATTTATCATTCAATCAGAAGTACGCTCGACATCTGTTCTGGGGCAAAACTTGCCGTGATGGAAACTTCGACAGCTCTTGGGATTGTCGCTCTGTACAGTTTTATAATCAGAAAAAGTCAGTCATCTTCAGCCGGAATAGATTTTGTTGTCCAGCCGGAAAAGCGGCTGGGCAGAGAAATCTTTATCTTTATACCGATAATCTGTATGATTTTGATTTTTTTTGCATTTCCGTTTATTTCGGTTTTTGTTTCCGGACTTGCAAGCGTGACGAAATTGTTTGCTAGTCCAACTTTTTGGAGCGCTGCGCGGAACTCGGTTTTGACAGGTTTTTGCACAGGTTTTTTATGCACCTTTCTTGCTTTTTTTTATTCACTTTTTATCAAGCTCAGCCGCCGTCAAGGAAACTTCATCCTTCAAACGCTTCCCATAATTCCAATGGCAATTTCGTCAGTTGTGATTTCTTGGGGTGCGAGTTTAATCTTCCGTAAAGGGAACGTATTTATGCTCATCGCTCTTCAAACTCTTTTGTATTGGCCTGTTGCTTACAGACATGTTCAAAGTGGAATAAACAGGCTCACTCCTGAAACCGATATGGCCGCCGCCATTCTTTCTCGCGGACTATTTGATTCAATCTTGCGCGTTTACATTCCCGAATGTATGCCGATTCTCCTGTCGTCTTTCGGATTTTGTTTTGCGATGAGCCTTGGAGATGCGACAATTCCCCTTGTCCTTTCAATTCGAGGATTTTCTACTCTTGCGCTGTATACTTACAATCTTGCAGGGGCATACAGATTCAATCAGGCGTGCGCTTGCGGTGGGATAGTTGCTCTGATAAGCATGATAATTTTTTTTACAAAGAGGGGTTCAAGATGAGTTACTTTTTTGCAAAAAATATATATAAAGTTTGGGAAACAGTTACAGTTGATTTTTCTATCGAATGCGAAAAAGGGACGATGACTTGCCTTTTGGGTCCGAGCGGAAGCGGAAAATCTACGATATTAAACATAATTGCCGGGCTTGAAAAAAATGACAACTCAAAACTTATGATAGAACTCGATGGCCGCAGAATTGAAAAACTCGCCCCGTATATGCGAGAAGTCGGAATGGTTTTTCAAAGCGGAGCTCTTTTTAATCACATGGACATCGTTCACAATGTTGCGTACGGACTTATATCTAAGAAAATGAAAAAGAGAGATGCAATAGGGCGTGCTTCAGATTTTTTGAAAGAATTCAATCTTGAAGGTTTTGATAAACGCATGCCGCAGACTTTGAGTGGGGGAGAGCGCCAGAGAGTTGCGCTTGCCAGAACTATTATCACAAAGCCGAAGCTCGTTTTGCTCGATGAACCGTTTTCAGCCCTCGATGCAGATTTACGCAAGAATCTTGCTGAAAAGTTGTGCCAATGGCAAAAGCAGTTTGATTTTACTGCAATTATGGTCACACATGATGAAGCTGAAGCAAAAACTGTCGCAGACAATATTGTCAGACTTGAAGGACAAATCTCTCAAAAGTCATGAAATAGAAATGTCAATAAATCATTGTGCCGATTCCGCGGTCGCTGAACATCTCGATTAAAAGAGAATGCGGAATACGTCCGTCAATGATATGTGTTTTTGGAACACCGCCGGCAAGGGCTGTAATGCAGCAGTCAATTTTCGGAATCATTCCTGAGTTTATAATCCCGGTTGCCTTTAGAGAACCAATAGCAGTGCGTTCAATTCTCTTTATCAAAGACGACGGGTCGTTTACATCTCTCAAAACTCCAGGAACGTTTGTCAGTTGCACAAATTTTTCTGCCTTGAGCGCAACTGCGATTCTCGCTGCAGCCGTATCAGCATTTATGTTGTAGCGAGCGTCGTCTCCTTGTTCGCCAAGCGCAACAGTTGAAACTACAGGAATAAAACCTTCATCTAAAAGAGATGTTATGATTTCGGGATTTACTTCTGTAACTTCCCCTACAAATCCTAAATCTTTTTCAGTTTTTTTTGCGCGAAGCAATCCCGAGTCTACGCCGCTCAAACCGACAGCTTTCCCCCCTTTTTGAAAAAGGATTCCAACTATGTCTTTGTTCAGTTTTCCTGTGAGAACCATCTGGACAATTTCCATTGTTTCTTCATCTGTATAGCGCAACCCGTCAACAAATTTGCTTTCTTTGCCAACTCTCTCAAGCATGTGGTTGATTTCGGGACCGCCGCCGTGGACAAGTACGACTTTTACGCCGATTGTGTTCAGCAAAACTATGTCTTCCATGACAGCCTGTTTGAGTTCTT includes:
- a CDS encoding YgcG family protein; this translates as MVNKNKIAAFFCAALISASAFALKVPELKGRVNDYANIISQSDEEEISRYLAAVEKQTTAQIVVLTVPSLKGDDIASFGIKVADSWKIGQSGKDNGVILIVAMQEHDVRIETGYGVEDTLTDVKCGLILRNVIIPEFKNGKYSRGILNGVKNIGGVISGDTEIIDDDVLNEKSDDDSLVGAVFMIIWLVFFFIIITSKNGILKWFILSRLFGMNMPRTGRKGGFSSGHSGSSTFRSGGFGSGFGSGGGFSGGGGHFGGGGASGHW
- a CDS encoding adenylate kinase — protein: MNNFIFLGPPGAGKGSLAVKVAEAYKIPHISTGDIFRANIKAQTPLGVKVKAIIDSGSLVSDELTFELVKDRLSQDDCKNGYILDGFPRTIRQAEMLEELAADAKVVNFEIKDEIVIRRLSTRRVCKSCGANYNTLTLKPKKEGVCDKCGGELYQRDDDKQESILHRMDVYREQTEPLINFYKGKGKITNLDAAIETDVLLKEFQKIF
- a CDS encoding prephenate dehydrogenase is translated as MIFGIVGLGIMGGSIAKAIRSNIANKHSGGLSDVKIYALDENNDSLCAALNQGVIDKSFSPAQTKEMLGLCDFVFICLYPNATLDFLKECKSDFKDGSTVTDISGVKQNLSKNYEKICPSNAYLILAHPMAGGEKEGFAASKSEYFKNHNYIIIKKHASILSKPISYQNGYDDAEKQFETIIKMMGFSRITKTDSDTHDNKIGFTSQLCHVVASAMVESAGDSAITSFGGGSFEDLTRIAMINAPLWTELFLSNKEKLLKHIDTFKNHLDDIEKLIECNDAKGLESYLQDVRNKRIEMQRN
- a CDS encoding TPM domain-containing protein — its product is MKHKSLIKKLSFTENDFERIKKAVADSEAKTTGEIAVAIAPESSHYSFWELLAADCFAAIVLAIMLPFSEKIRNLYEMYYWQLAPGWILPLFFVVSCFAAGTIAFYLCNIPFIDRIVIPKSVRNISVTHRAFRYFTESGIYETAEHSGILVFVSYMKRQVRIVADSGISKKISQDLWDLIADELAENMKKGKVTEAFETAIAKCGELLAENFPNHKENPNEFPDGLVILEDAEW
- a CDS encoding methyl-accepting chemotaxis protein, whose translation is MSVFITFTAIMWFITYFGITALRWFALEFIYDEMNVMWSGVAFNIEIGSLLLLVASIVGFFFAKPFDKVLSKLKAENRTATKDEIAICLQSYRKLILLVWAANFLGFFIGQIIVIYLKIADGTNLFIPSRVFFVMAQAVGFGGISGITTIKLIDFMLTSKRERLGIRSIMEFKKFQTSNISTSIGLVFFIAVYFIAINMFSVPYGIIIKQRAGVFKGDFLTLFMKKGALCFFCSIGFGAVAFVTVLHGLSVRIKTTSKLLDDIANNGDLTARIHISMTDDFGVLISCINTMIEKLSSMIRDFKSSTDVVNQSVGRLSTTARSASKYLQALSTTFAKLDSNTRRQDKLVYLTGSDISALSGGINNIKKNIEAKDYEQAIKESEKSIQDLYKLRESMQTIVTASSTAVQTVNEGLLIVEDMKKTILLVDSSASGNKNTVDKIHDHVNQFNIQD
- a CDS encoding LemA family protein, whose translation is MKKFPKWIVVVGIIFICILGIFSFYKKTYNSLVAKDETVSASWAEVQNQYQRRLDLIPNLVSTVKGYAKHENDVFTQVSEARSKAGGQINVSDDILNDPDAFARYQQVQDNLGASLQRLLMVTEQYPELKADQNFLALQDQLEGTENRITVSRQRFNEAAKSYNQYVRSFPTNIIANISGFEKKSYFAASAEAQSAPKVEF
- a CDS encoding O-methyltransferase; translation: MDQLLSIKAYANREAVPIMQDEGCDFICNYIKKHNVKSILEIGTAIGYSSIRFASIEDDIHVTTIELDIDRYLRAVENFNASGFADRITAIHGDALTQEFEQKFDLIFIDAAKAQYTKFFEKYKKNLSENGVIISDNLSFHGMVDDITLTHNYSTKKLVRKIQKYVQFLKENQEFETEFFEIGDRIGVSRRK